The following is a genomic window from Nitrospirae bacterium CG2_30_53_67.
GGGCCGATCCTGATCCTGGTGGGCATGGCCCTGCTGGAGCTGATACAGTTGAATGTGGGCGGCGCAGGCATGGCGCTCAAGATGCAGAAGCGGATCGACACGTCAGGACTCTGGGGAGCGGGCCTCCTCGGGGCCGTCTTCGCCCTCTCTTTCTGCCCGGTCTCCGCGGCCCTCTTCTTCGGGAGCCTGATCCCCCTCTCGATCAAGTACGGATCCGGCATGATTTTGCCCGGCCTCTACGGCATGGGCACCGGCCTTCCGGTCTTGGTCTTCGCGATCCTCATCGCCCAGGGAGCGCGGTCCGTGAGTAGGATCTTCGACCGGATCACCCGGATCGAGGTCTGGGCGCGTCGGATCACGGGGGTGATCTTCATCGGGGTGGGGATCTATTATTCATTAAGCTACATCTTTGTCGTCCTGTAGTGACGGCGGATGGAACGGCAGGTACGAAATGAAAGGGACGGCACTGACAAATAGACTCTTCCGGGCATTCATGATTACCCTGATCATTCTCGTCGGAGAGGTGATCGGGGGGATCATGAGCCGCAGCCTTGCCCTCCTGAGTGACGCCGGCCACGTTCTCATTGACGGTTTGTCGCTCGCTCTGAGTCTGACGGCAGGGATGATCATGCGCCGGGCCCCGGACCACAGGGCCACCTTCGGCTACCAGAGGATCGGGATCCTCGCGGCCCTGATTAACGGTGTCAGTCTGGTCCTAATTGCGGCCTTCATCTTCGTGGAGGCCTACAGGCGTCTTGGATCACCGCCGGAAGTGGATTCCACTCTCATGCTGGGTATCGCCGCGGCCGGGTTTGCGGGCAACCTGATGATGGCGTGGATTCTCGGAGACGCCCATCACGACCTGAATGTCCGGAGCGCCTGGCTGCACGTTATCGGGGATACCCTCTCCTCGGCGGGCGTAATCCTCTCAGGGTGTTGAAGACTGCATATGGGAAATCCGTCGATACCCTTCAGCGGTGAATTTGATTTCGATGTCATGGCGAAGGAGTTGTTGAAATGATAAAGATCAGAACGAAAAAGCGACATGAAAATGGAAGCCTCGTCCTCCTGGGCGCATCTGTAAAACTCCTCTGGGGCCGGTTCCTCTAGGATTCATTAACAGGGTTCCATTTATCCTCGGGCTTCTCTGTAGAGAGCAACATCCCGTTGCCCTTCTCATCTGATCATAAGGACCGGGATGGGGCGTGAGGGGCGGCACATGCAGCAGGCAGGTCCGCAATAGCAAAAAAATGATGCAAAGGTCTTGACAAATGGAGAATATGAGTAAATATTCATATAAAAATATTGCAAAAGGAGAGAACATGCAGGATATCGTGGTCCGTAAGGCTATGGTTCTAAAGGCGGTTTCCCAACCGACCCGGATGCAGATCCTGGAACTTCTCAGACAGGGGGAGCGGTGCGTCTGCGAGATCATCCCCGTTCTCAAAGAAGAGCAGTCCAATCTTTCCAAGCATCTTGCTTTCTTAAGACATGCCGGGATCGTGGACCTGCGCAAAGAAGGGGCAAGCAACTACTACAGCGTTCGCCATCCCGAAGTATTCCAAATCCTCGATCTGGCCCAGGAGATCGTCAAGAATGAAATCACGACCTCGGCTCGTATGCTGAAGCGATTGAAAGTGAAATCATGAGAGGGAGTCTCCGTATGTCACGACCTATGCTTGCCGTCCTGTCCTGCCTGATCCTCCTGCATCCGGTCACCTCCGACGCCGGGGAGACCCTGACCCTGGATCAGGCCCTCGATGCCGCCCTTACCCAGAGCCCCCTGATCGCCTCGAGCCGCAGTGACGTTGAGGCCGCGAGGCAGGGCAGGAGGGCCGCCCAGGGAAGAAGGCTTCCCCAGGTCAACCTGTATGCCCGGGCCACGAGGTTGAGCGATCCCCAAGCGGTCATCCCCATCAAGAGTTTCGGCGGGGAGCCCCCGGTCTTCAGCCGAGATCAATACGGAGCAGGCGTGACCTTTCGGATCCCCCTCTATGAAGGCGGGCGGCTAAAAAATCAAGTGACCGTGGCCGGACTTTCCAGGGCCATCTCCGAATCAGGGCTCAGGCTCACGACCCAGGACCTGATTGCCGATGTGACCAATGTCTTTAACCGTATCCTCTATCTCAACGGATTGATTGCGGCGGAAGAGGAGACGCTTTCCGCCCTGGAAAAGTCCAGAGATGATGCCGCGGTCAAGCTCAAGGTGGGACGAATTGCGCCGGTGGACCTGATGCGCATGGAGACCCAGGCGGCCGAACAGAAACAGGCCCTGATCCAGAGCCGCGAAGATGAGAGGCGCTCGAGACAGACCCTGGCCCTGCTTCTGGGGTGGGACCCGTCCCGGGAGCCCGAGGCCGTGGGCACGCTTTCGCCCCCTGATCCGGGGACCGTTCCAGCCGAAGGCGTCAAGGCGGAAGCAATCATCGAGAACCGTCCGGATGTTCAAAGGGCGATCCGAGAGGCCAAAAAAGCCGAGGCCGATCTGGAACTTGCAAAAGGACTTCATCTTCCTTCCGTGGACTTGGTCGGAGACTACGGTAAAAGGGCCGGAAGCAGCGGCGAGGGGGACGAAGAGGTCTGGTCCGGGGGAGTCGCCATGAATCTGAATCTCTTCAGCGGGGGCGCCATTGCAGCGGAAGTCGGGCAGGCCAAGGCGCGACTTGTCGCCGCCGAGGAAGATCTGCGGCAGACGAGGCTGAACGCCAGTACCGAGGTCATGCATGCCGTATCCAATGTGCGGGAGTCCGGACACCGTTTCGAGGTGGCCGCGTCCGCACGAGCCACGGCCGAGGAGACATTCCGGATCGAAGATCTCCGCTACCGAAAGGGAGCAGGCACCGTCACCGACAGCCTCCTGGCCCAGGGGGCCTGGCTTGCGGCCCGGGCCAATGAACTCTCCGCCCTTTTTGACATGCAGAAGGCGGCCGTGGACTACCGGCTCGCAGCGGGAACCATTGATGAATAGTTTTTTTGGCGCCTTTGTGTCGGTAAAGGCTTTTCTCTGTGCGCTCTGTGGTTATATTTTGACAATACTTCGTAATAAAAAAGGACGGGATCATGAAGAAGAAAATCATCGGGATCGCCGCGGTTCTCCTGCTGATTCTGGCAGGAATCCTCATCATCATGCACAAGAAGTCCCAACTCGCCCAGGCGCCCACGCCCGTGGAAGTCGTCCCTGCCGTGGAGGCGGCCCAGGCCATGCAGGGGACATTTCCTGAAACCCAACGGTTTCTGGGAACGCTGTCGGCAAAGAATTCCACGGACCTCGCCCCCAGGGTGACGGGCCATCTCGTAGAGGTGCGGGTGCGGGAGGGTGCAACGGTTCAAAAAGGAGACCTCCTCGCTCTCTTAGATGACCGGCCCGAGAGGGACAAGGCCGCGGGACTCAGGGCCGATCTCGCTGCAGCCCGAACCGCACTGGCCGCACAGGAGGCGGTCTACCAGCGGGACCAGAGCTTGTTCGCGGCCAAGGCCGTCAGTCAGGAGGCCCTGGACCATTCCCTCACGGAGCGGGACGCGGCCCTGGCCCGGATGACCAGTCTGGAAAAGGCGCTCCATGCCGCGGAGACCGACCTCTCCTATACCCGGATCATCGCCCCTTTTGACGGGGTGGTTACAACACGGCTCGCCGATCCCGGCGGCCTCGCCGTGCCCGGAAAACCGGTCCTCGCGATGGAAGCGCCGGACCTCGGCTATTTCGTATCGGTCAATGTGCCGCAAGACCTCTTTCCCAAACTCAGGGCCGGAGGAGAGGCGTTCTTGTCCGGCGGATCCGGAGGGGAGGGGAGCATTCCCTGCCGTGTCAGCCGGGTCCACCCGGCGGTGCGTCAGGGGACCCTGATCATTGTAGAGATCGACATCAAAACCAGGCCCTTTGACCTCCCGACCGGGGCCACCCTTGACGTGGATCTTGTGACCGGAAGGGACGAAGGGTGGCGGGTACCCACGGGCGCCCTGCTGGAAAACACGGATGCGGTCTATCTCTATCTGATCAACGACGATGAAACCATCCACATCGAAAAGGTATCGCTCCTTTCCCGGGGGCCGGAATGGGCCGTGGTCCGCGGCAAGATCCCGGACAAGGCTCGTGTGGTGACGGCACAGGAGAGCGCTCTGCTGAGACTGCACGAGGGGGAGAAGGTACGGGTCGTGGGAGACGAGATTTAACGGCTTCGTGAAGCGTCCATCGAAATGAAAACCTTACAGTCATCAACCTCCGGCAAAGCCGGAGGCTTGACGTTTGCCGGCCCCTCAAAGGGGCCTATTCGCAAACGGTTAAAAACACCCTCCCATCCAGGGAGGGGAGGCCCAATGGCAGTTCCCTCTCCCCTTGTGGGAGAGGGCAAGGGTGAGGGGTAAAGCATTTCGGTTAACTGCATACTCCCGGAATGGCTAAACTCTAAGAGTCCCCCGGCAGAGCCGGGGGGGTTACCTAAATGCTAATTAGAAGGCGAAATCATGACGGACCCGGAGAATACCAAAAAGAAGAAGAGCTTCATCGAGGCCTATCTCGAACGGCCGCACCTCATCACCTCCATCATCCTGCTGGCCGTGGCCATGGGATTCATCGGGTTCAAGTCCATGCCTCTCAACCTCTTTCCCGACGCGAACTACCCGGTGATCTCGGTCGTCATCCCCGAACCCGGGGCCTCGGCCGAGGACGTGGAAGACAAGGTGACCCGGACCGTGGAGAAGGAACTGGCCACCGTGGACCTGGTCCGCAAGGTGCGTTCGGTGAGCCAGGATGAGATCGCAGCGGTGAGTGTGGAATTCCAATACGAGAAGGGCCTGGACGCCGCGGCCACGGACGTGGCCAATGTCCTTCAGCGTATCGCCTCCAGGCTTCCGCAGGACATCCTCCCCCCGGAGATCTTTCGGGTAAGCGACGCGACCTCGCCGGTCTTCACCCTGGCCCTGAGCCCCCGTCCGGGCAGCCATCTCGACCTTTCGAAGGTGCGGCAATTGGCCGACAACGAGATCCGAGAGGACTTCCTCCGGATTCCGGATGTGGCCAACGTCGAGATCTTCGGCGGCTACTTCCCGGAGGTTACGGTGGAGATCGATCCGAGGAGACTCCATGCCCACGGTCTCTCTCTCGAGGAGGTGCTTCTATCCATCCGCGCCCAGAATCTGAACATCCCCAACGGGCTCATCATCCGGAGGGGGAGCCAGTTCCTGGTCAAGACCGAGGGGGAGCGGCTCCGCAAGGCCGAGCTCGAAGAGATCGTGGTCGGTCATGAGGCCGGGGGCGAGGTCCACCTGCGGGACGTGGCCGCGGTCTTGACCTCCTACCAGGAACGGCAGTCCCTCTACCGAGGGAACGGGAGATCTGCGATCGGTCTGAACATCATGCGGCCGGAGAAGGGTCATGTCACCACCACCATCGCCGCGGTGGAGAACGCCCTGCCCGAGATTCAGGCAAAATATCCGGAACTCTCCATGGAAACGGCCGACACCCAGCGGACCATCATCCGTACCA
Proteins encoded in this region:
- a CDS encoding cytochrome C biogenesis protein; amino-acid sequence: MNGIFLGSASALWLGVLTSLSPCPLATNIAAVSYVGKQIGRPRRVLAAGVVYSLGRALTYMVLGLLLVSSLLSAPILSHWLQKYMNKLLGPILILVGMALLELIQLNVGGAGMALKMQKRIDTSGLWGAGLLGAVFALSFCPVSAALFFGSLIPLSIKYGSGMILPGLYGMGTGLPVLVFAILIAQGARSVSRIFDRITRIEVWARRITGVIFIGVGIYYSLSYIFVVL
- a CDS encoding transcriptional regulator, which codes for MQDIVVRKAMVLKAVSQPTRMQILELLRQGERCVCEIIPVLKEEQSNLSKHLAFLRHAGIVDLRKEGASNYYSVRHPEVFQILDLAQEIVKNEITTSARMLKRLKVKS